The following proteins are co-located in the Elusimicrobiota bacterium genome:
- a CDS encoding DsrE/DsrF/DrsH-like family protein → MKEKMTIIMFSGELDKAIAAFTLATTAAASGMDVSIFFTFWGLNIIKKSVFSMSKSQNMLQRMFNFMSTTRLPISKLNMLGIGPWMMKKLMKKTGMASLDDLMKLARELNVKYIACTTSCGVLGLTKENLANTVDEFAGASTYLAEARNSKINLFI, encoded by the coding sequence TGACAATCATTATGTTTTCCGGTGAGTTAGATAAAGCAATCGCTGCCTTTACTCTTGCAACTACAGCTGCTGCCAGCGGTATGGACGTTTCGATATTTTTCACTTTTTGGGGATTAAATATTATTAAAAAATCAGTATTTTCCATGTCAAAATCACAAAATATGTTGCAAAGAATGTTTAACTTTATGAGTACGACAAGACTTCCGATATCAAAATTAAATATGTTGGGTATTGGTCCCTGGATGATGAAAAAATTGATGAAAAAAACAGGGATGGCGTCACTGGACGACCTTATGAAGCTTGCCCGGGAACTAAACGTTAAATATATTGCATGTACTACAAGTTGCGGTGTTTTAGGTTTGACAAAAGAGAACCTTGCTAATACTGTAGATGAATTTGCCGGTGCCTCAACTTATCTTGCAGAAGCAAGAAATTCTAAAATAAATCTGTTTATTTGA
- a CDS encoding sulfurtransferase TusA family protein, with protein sequence MKIDKTLDCSGLFCPMPIVKTKLELEKMKPGEVIEIIADDPGFEKDLPAWCQMTGEKLLEVKKEGNIIKGYVVKK encoded by the coding sequence ATGAAAATTGATAAAACACTTGATTGTTCCGGGCTTTTTTGCCCGATGCCTATTGTAAAAACTAAACTTGAACTTGAAAAAATGAAACCGGGCGAAGTTATTGAAATCATCGCTGATGACCCGGGATTTGAAAAGGATTTGCCTGCGTGGTGCCAGATGACAGGTGAAAAATTACTGGAAGTAAAAAAAGAGGGAAATATTATTAAAGGTTATGTGGTGAAAAAATGA
- a CDS encoding Do family serine endopeptidase, translated as MSESHSARRNLFWTVAVFAVLILVFFIGKSQKRLDTSLGIQTAVSQDILNLQEAFVGVSEQTKPAVVSIYTEQVVKEAMPFDFFFSDPFNDFFNDLPNKRTPKGKNYQQRKIEGAGSGVIIDKDGYILTNYHVVKDAEKITVKLAGDKEYSGKVIGKDARTDLAVVKIKPHGILPVVKLGDSDKIRVGDWAIAIGSPFGLEQTVTVGIISAKRQNINVEGNNYRDFIQTDASINRGNSGGPLVNINGEVIGINTAIFSQSGGSVGVGFAIPINLAKSILVPLMTKGKVERGFLGVSIEKVDEVIAKQSGLKEITGVIVGSVSNNTAASRAGIKRGDIILEFDNQKIDSPEKLQDIVAATPPNKKINVVILQENVKKTVSVILGEMTEEAVANQSEPQKSEKTAEWLGIKVKQFTRDMAEELNVSPDEQGVVIVEIGNGSKAEEMGLNVGDVIRAINNKKTTNIAEFESATKKISLSEGVLFDINRGGNLIYRTYAEN; from the coding sequence ATGTCTGAGTCACATTCTGCAAGAAGAAATTTATTCTGGACAGTAGCCGTTTTTGCAGTACTAATCTTAGTGTTTTTTATTGGTAAATCGCAAAAAAGATTGGATACCTCTTTAGGAATTCAGACGGCTGTTTCTCAGGATATTTTAAATCTACAAGAGGCATTTGTGGGTGTTTCTGAGCAGACAAAACCGGCGGTAGTTTCTATTTACACCGAACAAGTGGTAAAAGAAGCGATGCCTTTTGATTTCTTTTTTTCTGACCCATTTAATGATTTTTTTAATGATTTGCCTAACAAAAGAACTCCAAAAGGGAAAAATTATCAGCAGAGAAAGATTGAGGGTGCCGGCAGCGGTGTTATTATTGACAAAGACGGTTATATTCTTACAAATTATCATGTTGTAAAAGATGCAGAGAAAATTACTGTAAAACTTGCCGGTGACAAAGAATATTCGGGAAAGGTAATAGGTAAAGATGCGAGAACAGATTTGGCAGTAGTAAAAATAAAACCGCATGGGATTCTTCCTGTTGTGAAATTAGGTGATTCGGATAAAATACGTGTCGGTGACTGGGCGATTGCCATAGGTTCTCCTTTTGGATTAGAACAAACGGTTACTGTCGGAATAATATCCGCAAAAAGGCAAAACATTAATGTAGAAGGGAATAATTACAGGGATTTTATACAGACAGATGCTTCAATTAACAGGGGAAATTCCGGAGGTCCTCTTGTAAATATTAACGGTGAAGTTATAGGGATTAATACTGCTATTTTTAGTCAGTCAGGCGGATCGGTAGGAGTAGGATTCGCAATTCCGATAAATCTCGCAAAAAGTATATTGGTTCCGCTTATGACAAAAGGTAAAGTTGAGAGAGGATTTTTAGGCGTGTCTATTGAGAAAGTTGACGAGGTAATTGCTAAGCAATCAGGACTGAAAGAAATTACCGGTGTTATAGTCGGGAGTGTTTCTAATAATACAGCAGCTTCCAGAGCTGGAATTAAAAGAGGGGATATTATCCTTGAATTTGATAATCAAAAGATAGATTCACCCGAAAAACTTCAGGATATTGTTGCCGCTACTCCTCCTAATAAAAAAATAAATGTTGTCATCCTGCAGGAAAATGTTAAAAAAACAGTTTCTGTTATTCTTGGTGAAATGACTGAGGAAGCTGTTGCGAATCAATCAGAGCCGCAGAAAAGCGAAAAAACAGCAGAGTGGCTGGGTATAAAAGTAAAGCAGTTTACCAGGGATATGGCGGAAGAACTAAATGTTTCACCGGATGAACAGGGAGTTGTAATTGTTGAAATAGGAAATGGTTCAAAAGCGGAAGAGATGGGGCTTAACGTTGGTGATGTAATAAGAGCAATCAATAATAAAAAAACGACAAATATTGCAGAATTTGAATCTGCAACAAAAAAGATATCGCTTTCCGAAGGTGTTTTATTCGATATAAACAGGGGTGGAAACCTGATTTATAGAACATATGCAGAAAATTAA
- a CDS encoding cupin domain-containing protein has product MCKKSLFIGVALFVAVAASYVFGVEPEKAGSKLQTVKIDEIKEFSADKFLKKEPLNTDKIIFNTFCFKARQILPFHKHPTTDELFYIVSGVGEFTVGKESVIVGPTSTVYGPANIFHGLINSGNEDMVVISVQAPKPLKTVYAENATIICPVCKQEIILKDGVKEGDIYVCPRCHAKLKIIKNKDGKLEAVHI; this is encoded by the coding sequence ATGTGCAAAAAAAGTTTGTTTATTGGTGTAGCATTGTTTGTAGCAGTTGCTGCAAGTTATGTCTTTGGAGTAGAACCGGAAAAAGCCGGTAGTAAATTGCAGACAGTAAAGATTGATGAAATTAAAGAATTTAGTGCCGATAAGTTTTTAAAGAAGGAGCCGCTTAACACGGACAAAATAATTTTCAATACTTTTTGTTTTAAAGCCCGTCAGATTTTGCCGTTTCATAAACATCCTACGACAGATGAACTTTTTTATATTGTCAGCGGAGTCGGCGAATTTACTGTCGGGAAAGAGAGCGTTATTGTAGGTCCGACATCAACTGTTTATGGTCCCGCTAACATTTTTCACGGTCTCATAAATTCCGGCAATGAAGACATGGTAGTAATTTCCGTACAAGCCCCAAAACCTCTTAAGACTGTTTATGCCGAAAATGCAACAATAATATGTCCTGTTTGTAAGCAGGAGATAATATTAAAAGATGGCGTAAAAGAGGGAGACATATATGTCTGTCCGCGTTGTCATGCAAAGTTAAAAATCATTAAAAATAAAGACGGCAAATTAGAAGCAGTACATATATAA
- a CDS encoding GAF domain-containing protein, whose amino-acid sequence MNIRLKPEKENQILRKITQTISCNLNLEEVLKQIVEMVIQVTKGDACLLYLLNDKKEELTLRASKNPHPKILGKIKIKVGEGITGWVAKERKPVAISKNASDDPRFKFFHNLPEDKYDSFLSVPIISRNVIIGVINVQHKRSHTHSSNEIALLSTVAQQVGFAIENARLYEETKKITVQIETLAEVSKAIVSNRYLKEILHLVVTMTAEMMNSKICSIMLLDEKKQELTIEATQSNIEEYIKKAPLKVSESISGKAVREKKPITVLDVTKEPGYKYQQLAKKEGICSMLVLPMMVKEKAIGVINIYTAVEHRFTEDEIKILQSVANQAAVAIENTKLMEETLAAKEALEIRKLVERAKGILMKETGMDEDKAYRIIHKKSMDSCKPMKEIAEAIILSSEIKTKI is encoded by the coding sequence ATGAATATAAGATTAAAACCGGAAAAAGAAAACCAGATATTGAGAAAAATCACTCAAACTATAAGTTGTAACTTGAATTTGGAAGAAGTATTGAAACAAATAGTAGAAATGGTTATACAAGTTACAAAAGGAGATGCTTGCCTGTTATATCTTCTTAATGACAAAAAGGAAGAATTAACTTTGCGTGCATCTAAAAATCCACATCCGAAAATATTAGGTAAAATAAAAATCAAAGTAGGGGAAGGGATAACTGGTTGGGTGGCAAAAGAGAGGAAACCCGTAGCAATATCCAAAAATGCAAGTGATGACCCGAGGTTTAAGTTTTTTCATAATCTTCCGGAAGATAAATATGATTCTTTTCTTTCCGTGCCTATTATAAGCAGGAATGTAATAATCGGTGTAATTAATGTACAACATAAGCGTTCTCATACACATAGTTCGAATGAGATTGCACTTCTTTCTACTGTAGCCCAGCAGGTAGGCTTTGCTATAGAGAATGCAAGATTATATGAAGAGACTAAAAAAATAACCGTACAGATAGAAACTTTAGCAGAAGTCAGCAAGGCTATTGTTTCTAACCGGTACCTGAAAGAGATACTTCATTTGGTAGTTACAATGACAGCTGAAATGATGAATTCAAAGATATGTTCGATAATGTTACTTGATGAGAAGAAGCAAGAGTTGACTATTGAAGCGACACAAAGTAATATTGAGGAATATATTAAAAAAGCTCCCTTGAAAGTTTCTGAAAGTATCAGTGGTAAAGCGGTGAGAGAGAAAAAACCAATCACTGTTTTAGATGTCACTAAAGAACCCGGGTATAAATATCAGCAATTGGCAAAGAAAGAAGGTATATGTTCAATGCTAGTTTTGCCGATGATGGTTAAAGAAAAAGCTATTGGCGTAATAAATATTTATACTGCTGTTGAACATAGGTTTACTGAAGATGAGATAAAAATATTACAATCTGTGGCTAATCAGGCTGCGGTAGCCATTGAGAACACAAAATTGATGGAAGAAACTTTAGCTGCCAAAGAAGCGTTGGAGATACGTAAATTAGTTGAACGGGCTAAAGGTATATTAATGAAAGAAACGGGAATGGACGAAGATAAGGCATACAGGATAATTCATAAGAAAAGCATGGATAGTTGTAAGCCGATGAAAGAAATTGCCGAAGCAATTATTTTGAGTTCAGAAATAAAGACCAAAATCTAA
- a CDS encoding NAD+ synthase has protein sequence MENNLRLACVQLNCIVGDLEGNCKKIIGYIQKAKESGVDIISFPELAITGYPPEDLLFNPKFIKDNLKKLKEISKSTNNIVALVGFVDRRVKDIYNAGAVIHNSEIKGIYHKMFLPNYGVFDEERYFISGNEPLVFKFNKLVFGVNICEDIWHIDEPTKSQVLSGAGLVLNINASPYNMGKLREREKIIQKQAKDNHVWIAYTNLVGGQDELIFDGQSMIVDNNGKIIAKAEAFKEDMLIVDLNILPCKNIPSKSVIVVTDKLLHKNKPSLLKRETKPLEPVAEVYQALVLGLKDYVSKNGFQKVVIGLSGGIDSSLVASLAVDALGKDDVVGIFMPSRYSSQESKIDAEQLAQNLDIKLIKISIEQIYKIYLNIFKPHFSGLGKNITEENLQARIRGNILMAFSNKCDWLVLTTGNKSEMSVGYATLYGDMAGGFAVIKDVPKTLVYKLVQYRNSLGLVIPERVLIKEPTAELRPNQKDTDTLPPYNTLDTILKAYIEEDKDLDEIISLGFDKDIVFKVLTMVNKSEYKRRQSPPGIKITPKAFGKDRRIPITNRYKM, from the coding sequence ATGGAAAATAATTTACGTTTAGCTTGTGTCCAGTTAAATTGCATAGTTGGTGATTTGGAGGGTAATTGTAAAAAAATAATTGGATATATCCAAAAGGCAAAAGAATCAGGGGTTGATATAATCTCTTTCCCGGAGTTGGCTATTACCGGATATCCTCCTGAAGATTTATTGTTCAATCCTAAATTCATTAAAGATAATTTAAAAAAGTTAAAAGAGATATCTAAATCAACAAATAATATTGTGGCATTAGTTGGTTTTGTAGACAGAAGAGTAAAAGACATTTATAATGCCGGTGCTGTAATTCATAATAGCGAAATAAAGGGAATATATCACAAAATGTTTTTACCAAACTATGGTGTTTTTGATGAAGAACGTTATTTTATTTCAGGGAACGAACCATTGGTTTTTAAATTCAACAAATTAGTTTTTGGTGTAAATATTTGTGAAGATATATGGCATATAGATGAACCGACAAAATCGCAAGTTTTATCTGGTGCAGGTTTGGTTCTTAACATTAATGCTTCACCATATAATATGGGTAAACTTAGAGAAAGAGAAAAAATTATTCAAAAACAAGCAAAAGATAATCATGTCTGGATTGCTTATACTAACTTGGTGGGTGGTCAAGATGAGCTAATTTTTGATGGGCAGAGTATGATTGTTGATAATAATGGTAAAATAATTGCCAAAGCAGAAGCATTTAAGGAAGATATGCTAATAGTAGATTTAAATATTTTACCATGTAAGAACATACCATCAAAAAGTGTAATTGTGGTTACAGACAAGCTATTGCATAAAAATAAGCCTTCATTATTAAAAAGAGAAACTAAGCCGTTGGAACCTGTTGCAGAAGTATATCAGGCTTTAGTACTGGGACTAAAAGATTATGTATCTAAAAATGGTTTTCAAAAAGTTGTTATTGGTTTAAGTGGTGGAATTGATTCCTCTTTGGTTGCATCTTTAGCGGTCGACGCTTTAGGAAAAGATGATGTAGTTGGAATATTTATGCCTTCACGTTATTCTTCTCAAGAATCAAAAATTGATGCGGAACAATTGGCACAAAATTTAGATATAAAATTAATAAAAATATCAATTGAACAGATATATAAAATTTACTTAAATATTTTTAAACCGCATTTTTCAGGATTGGGAAAAAATATAACAGAAGAGAACTTGCAGGCACGAATTAGGGGCAACATTTTAATGGCATTCTCCAATAAATGTGATTGGCTTGTCTTAACTACCGGAAATAAATCTGAGATGAGTGTAGGATATGCTACTCTTTATGGAGACATGGCAGGAGGCTTTGCAGTAATTAAAGATGTTCCTAAAACATTGGTTTATAAGTTAGTTCAATATAGGAATTCTCTTGGTTTGGTTATTCCTGAACGTGTACTAATAAAGGAACCTACAGCTGAACTTAGACCAAACCAAAAGGATACAGATACATTACCCCCATATAATACGTTAGATACGATTCTGAAAGCATACATTGAGGAAGATAAAGATTTGGATGAGATTATCTCTTTAGGATTTGACAAAGATATCGTATTTAAAGTATTGACTATGGTTAATAAAAGTGAGTATAAACGCAGACAGTCACCTCCGGGAATTAAAATTACACCCAAAGCATTTGGTAAAGACCGGAGGATACCGATTACAAATAGATATAAAATGTAA
- a CDS encoding sigma-70 family RNA polymerase sigma factor: MEFKKVLEEFYPKLRGIARKFNGYLQFVDEDDLLQEMSIYLLEKWEQDKFKGKTESYLMQGCWFHIKNYLRTVNDKVNIVSIDEPINSDGTTLNEIIPDNSQLLSEIIAYKIYIKIVKANGLTKREKEVLVFCLNGYTLREIGNKLKISFVRVARIRKNICKKWSSKMN, from the coding sequence ATGGAATTTAAAAAAGTATTGGAAGAGTTTTATCCTAAACTTAGGGGAATAGCTAGGAAGTTTAACGGATATTTGCAATTTGTTGATGAAGACGATTTATTACAAGAAATGTCTATTTACTTGTTGGAAAAGTGGGAACAAGATAAATTCAAGGGAAAGACTGAAAGTTACCTGATGCAGGGCTGCTGGTTTCATATTAAGAATTATTTAAGAACGGTTAATGATAAGGTAAATATTGTAAGTATTGATGAACCGATTAATAGTGATGGGACAACACTTAATGAAATAATACCGGATAATTCTCAACTTCTTTCTGAAATAATTGCATATAAAATATATATCAAAATAGTTAAAGCAAACGGTCTCACAAAAAGAGAGAAAGAAGTACTTGTTTTTTGTTTAAACGGGTACACGTTGAGAGAGATTGGCAATAAATTAAAAATTTCCTTCGTAAGAGTAGCCAGAATCCGTAAGAATATTTGTAAAAAATGGAGTAGTAAAATGAATTAG
- a CDS encoding class II glutamine amidotransferase yields MCRMLGVISTNKISPLWLESFQELAVRGRIKNTMSEGHYDGWGVAGYLGKWAVHFGRSEKSAISDSDNFLIATEKAMMSSTKILIAHLRKASEGDKIIENTHPFIKDDWIFCHNGTIYNSERLLMPGCKYEGTTDSERFFKFLIDRLDKKSVKDYKETIRDVISEIESKCKFTSLTFLLSDGKNMYCYRGFAEDENYYTLNYSFYKGLFLVCSEELRGFEWKEMKNGEIVVVNKYGLIENESEEVCKKIFLCSFKY; encoded by the coding sequence ATGTGTAGAATGTTAGGGGTTATTTCAACAAATAAAATTTCACCGTTATGGCTTGAGAGTTTTCAGGAACTTGCAGTTAGAGGTAGAATAAAAAATACAATGTCCGAAGGTCATTATGATGGCTGGGGAGTTGCAGGTTATCTTGGTAAATGGGCGGTTCATTTTGGTAGAAGTGAAAAAAGTGCTATTAGTGATTCTGATAATTTTCTTATTGCAACTGAAAAAGCAATGATGTCAAGCACAAAAATTTTAATAGCACACTTAAGAAAAGCATCAGAAGGGGATAAAATAATTGAAAACACCCATCCTTTTATCAAGGATGATTGGATTTTTTGTCATAACGGGACGATTTATAACTCGGAAAGATTATTAATGCCCGGGTGTAAATATGAAGGGACAACTGATAGTGAAAGATTTTTTAAATTCTTAATTGATAGACTTGATAAGAAAAGTGTAAAAGATTATAAGGAAACAATTAGAGACGTTATCAGTGAAATTGAAAGTAAATGTAAATTTACATCTCTTACATTCCTTTTAAGTGACGGTAAAAATATGTATTGTTATAGAGGTTTTGCGGAAGATGAGAATTATTACACCCTTAATTATTCATTTTATAAAGGTCTGTTTTTGGTTTGTTCGGAAGAACTTCGTGGTTTTGAATGGAAAGAAATGAAAAATGGTGAAATAGTAGTAGTTAATAAATACGGACTTATTGAAAATGAATCTGAAGAGGTTTGTAAAAAAATATTTTTATGTTCATTTAAGTATTAA
- a CDS encoding ammonium transporter — MKFKISIFLFGLIIIGCSFLPMLMAASNPDSAGSNTGGIMDVSASVVGKPTIEEVAQVAGHNRVAINFVWVLVAGFLVMFMQPGFAMVETGLTRAKNVAHTMGMNFLIYPLGMLGFYVCGFALMFGGMGAIGTLGGYAGLNHEVTISLFGKSFGLFGAKGFLLTGSSYDVAIFTLFLFQMVFMDTTATIPTGALAERWKFIAFCIYGVFVGTIIYPIFGNWVWGGGWLAMLGQNFHLGHGHVDFAGSSVVHMCGGVIALVGAWIVGPRLGKFNRDGSVNAIPGHNIPMAVVGTFILAFGWFGFNAGSTLAGTDLRIGVIAVNTMLASATGAVASTLWMWIVRTKKPDPSMMCNGMLAGLVAITAPCAFVNSVSACIIGFIAGILVVESVFFVDSKLKIDDPVGAISVHGVNGAWGCFALGLFADGSYGDGWNGVAGTVKGLFYGDASQFIAQSIGVISNIIYVGLVSLIIFKLIEFFVGNRVEPEKEISGLDVPEMGVPGYSGVKLDKHSETPIAIQKF; from the coding sequence ATGAAATTTAAAATTTCTATTTTTCTATTTGGTTTAATTATAATTGGTTGTTCGTTCTTACCTATGTTGATGGCTGCTTCAAATCCTGATTCTGCGGGTTCAAATACTGGCGGAATTATGGATGTCTCTGCTTCAGTTGTCGGTAAGCCGACAATAGAAGAAGTAGCTCAGGTTGCAGGACATAATAGGGTGGCAATTAACTTTGTTTGGGTGCTTGTCGCCGGGTTTCTTGTTATGTTCATGCAGCCGGGATTTGCAATGGTTGAGACGGGTCTGACTCGCGCAAAAAATGTTGCTCACACTATGGGGATGAATTTCCTGATTTACCCGTTGGGTATGTTAGGATTCTACGTCTGTGGGTTTGCCCTGATGTTTGGAGGTATGGGTGCTATCGGAACATTAGGAGGATACGCCGGGTTAAATCATGAAGTTACCATTAGCTTATTCGGGAAATCATTTGGTTTATTTGGAGCAAAGGGATTTCTCTTGACAGGTTCATCTTATGATGTAGCGATATTTACACTTTTTCTCTTTCAAATGGTATTTATGGATACTACTGCTACAATTCCAACCGGTGCGCTTGCCGAGAGATGGAAATTTATTGCATTTTGTATTTATGGTGTTTTTGTCGGGACCATAATCTATCCGATTTTCGGTAACTGGGTATGGGGTGGTGGTTGGCTGGCTATGTTAGGCCAGAATTTTCATCTGGGTCATGGGCATGTAGATTTTGCCGGTTCATCCGTAGTACATATGTGCGGAGGAGTGATTGCTTTGGTAGGAGCATGGATTGTGGGCCCTCGTTTAGGTAAATTTAACCGTGATGGAAGCGTTAATGCAATTCCCGGCCATAATATACCTATGGCTGTTGTTGGAACATTTATTCTTGCTTTTGGGTGGTTTGGTTTTAATGCCGGTTCCACATTGGCTGGAACAGATTTGCGTATTGGGGTCATTGCAGTTAATACTATGCTTGCATCGGCAACGGGAGCAGTGGCTTCAACATTGTGGATGTGGATTGTCCGCACTAAGAAACCGGACCCCAGTATGATGTGCAATGGTATGTTGGCAGGGTTGGTAGCAATTACCGCTCCCTGTGCATTTGTCAATTCTGTTAGTGCATGTATTATAGGTTTTATCGCAGGAATATTGGTTGTGGAGTCAGTTTTCTTCGTTGACAGTAAACTAAAAATTGACGATCCGGTGGGTGCTATATCAGTTCACGGTGTAAACGGTGCATGGGGTTGTTTCGCTCTAGGACTTTTTGCCGATGGTTCCTATGGTGACGGATGGAACGGTGTCGCCGGAACGGTTAAAGGATTATTTTACGGTGATGCTTCACAGTTTATAGCTCAGAGTATAGGAGTAATTTCTAACATCATTTATGTAGGATTAGTTTCATTGATTATTTTCAAGCTTATTGAATTTTTTGTTGGCAATCGTGTGGAACCGGAAAAAGAAATATCAGGATTGGATGTCCCGGAAATGGGAGTTCCCGGATATTCCGGAGTAAAACTTGACAAGCATTCGGAAACACCTATTGCTATACAGAAATTTTAG
- a CDS encoding P-II family nitrogen regulator, which produces MKKIEAIVRPAKLESIRQSLEESGFPGLMVTEIEGCGKQKGIDQQWRGKKYKVELLPKIKIEIVAKDQDVERIVKVISETAKTGAIGDGKIFIYNIENAIRIRTGEKGDITI; this is translated from the coding sequence ATGAAGAAAATAGAAGCTATAGTGCGTCCTGCAAAATTAGAATCCATTAGACAATCTTTGGAGGAAAGCGGTTTTCCGGGTTTAATGGTTACGGAAATAGAGGGTTGTGGTAAACAAAAAGGGATAGACCAGCAGTGGCGTGGTAAAAAATACAAAGTAGAACTTTTGCCGAAAATAAAAATAGAGATAGTAGCTAAAGACCAAGATGTAGAACGTATTGTCAAGGTTATAAGTGAAACTGCAAAAACCGGTGCAATCGGGGATGGTAAGATATTTATATACAACATAGAAAATGCAATAAGGATTAGGACTGGTGAAAAAGGAGACATAACAATTTAA